The Capsicum annuum cultivar UCD-10X-F1 chromosome 3, UCD10Xv1.1, whole genome shotgun sequence genomic sequence TAGTGTTTTATTGATCTATTTCCTGCTTCTCTTTGGTATCAGTAAAGGCCGGGCTGATAAACATTTCCTGAATAGATTCCTCTATCTTCCCCATACATCAAAGAAAGATAAGCgtatataataaaatagagtGAAAAGATCCGCCTCAAAACCAAGGAGATACGAGATAGGAGTACTAACTAACAACTGAGCTCAGGATTTGGCTCTTCGTTTTCTACCTTTTGTGATGTGAAATGTTTTGCGAGAATTGTTGGAGGAGCATAACCGAACTCTGCCCTAAACTCTTCGGACGAAAGAGAGGCAAGAAGACATCAAATGGACATATATTCGACTTTCAAGTAGTTGCAGTGCAACAGTGAGTGCCAAATTATCACAGATAATGGTTCACTCTAAGTGATGGAAGAAAACTAATTAAGCAAGGTAGAAGGGTAACAAAGCAATTAGTTGGGACTGACTATATCAATTTGCACTATCCACATTGCTTCACTAAAGCCcatcttaataataataatgaatttcGCTAATATTAGAGGCTCTTTACATTTTCTACTGTCATCAGCATGTTAATATCCACAGCACCACTGGTATCAGAATCAAAGCCGAAAACATTACAAGAAGGAAATAGATCACAAATTGAACGAACCTGTTCAATATTATGGCTTGTCTACATGCTCACTGATCCCATTTCCACTTCCCCAGATATCTAGTGGAAAAGAGTTACCTCATATACACTGGTACTACAAGAGATATTTTACCTTAACAAAGCAAGATCATATGTTCCTACTAGGCAGTGGTGGAATCAGGAAGTGGAGTAAAGTCAGTCAGTCCAGTTGGGGGTTAAAGCAATGAATGTGGAGCTAGCCGTGATTTCTCGTTAATTAGAGGATTCCAATTCATGCAGCAAGAGAAATACAATTACCCTATTGCAGTTTCATGATATCAATCCATCTCATAAGGAGTTTGAAAATGAGGGACAGGAACTCTGTCATGGATTGGAAGCTGCTAGGACGGAAGGAAATGTACCTGATCTGCACCCATAATACTCATCGCCAAACATCTTTAAAATGATGTCCACGGGCCTTTTCGTGACAAGAACTACCGCTCCAGGTCCCAGTAATGTGGAAAGTCTTGTAGCTTGGAGCACCTGATGACAGTATGGTGGATCCATGGTTTTTGTAGGTCCTGAGCAATGGCTTGGGGCCCTTTATTGGAAAGGTACAGCACTAAGTAGAGCGAGAACTAAAGGAACCAATAGAGCCTTCACCAATTTCTACTACTTGTTTATCAAAAAAGATTGTGGCTAGCATTATGGGGCAAGAACATCTTTGTAGCCAGAGGAAGCAAAAGTAACTACTATATGGCTAATAAATCAAACATACTTAGTATGGGCTAATCTACCTTAATGCATACGTATCTACCTTCCTCTTTAGAAACTAAAACTTAGTACAAAAAAGTGGTCTTCAATTCCCACACATGAAAACGTAGACAAGTGAGGCTTGTTCAATTGGTTTAGCACCTCCACCATTAGCCGGTTACATTGAGGATTCGAGTGACATTGGAGGGTAAGTGAGGACACTATTGATCCTCCTGTGGGGCGGAGTGGGGAAAAAGCAGGATATTCCTGAAATACATTTTGGTGACCAACAAGTTTTCTGTTGTCCATTTTCCAACCAAGAAAATAGTGATCTCCAAGCAAGAGGACAGTTACAGGAGATTCATCACATTCAGTAACATCGATGTATAAATCCTGAACTGCAATCTTGTGCACCTCTATTCAACTTTCATCATAAGTAGTAGTAACATGGTCAGTGAGAATTCATATATCGGACCTCAACTTGCTTGGGACAGTGGCATAGTGGTTGTTGTCATTCTTAACCTTTTGCTAAACCCAAATGCATTCTCTCTCCTTGTGAAACGTTCTCATTGTTAAACGAAAATACTCATCATATTACTTGAACTTCTACATGATATGTTATCATTCCTCCTGATCTGCTTGGgtatttcaaaatccaaaacagCAGACAACTTCTTATGAGTTCTTCATTGTGGTTCCAAGCTGGTCCTGGATCTCCCTTCAAAATCAATGTTTACATGCTTCCATCTAGGTAAAAATTGAGCATTTGTCATCGGTCATTACTGTCCTACTCAGACAAGTATACAACAGATTCTAAGGAATTGTAGACTTCGTGGATTGCCGTTGAAAGGAAACAGTAATCGACATCGTATTCTGCGAGGATGCAAGTAGAGATCATGGCCACCTAGGCCAAGGTGGCATACAAACTAGCAGTCTTTACATATTGAAGAATGCTCAGTAATCAGTGGggatcaaaaaaaaattccactGCTCTAAGCTCATGTACAAAATGAGTTTTCATCCATCCGGATGACAGATTTAATAAGTAAAAAAGGAATTCATGACACTGAGAAGGAATTCATGTAAGAATTGGCTAAAAGATGTATGTATTAACCAGTCAAGACCGATGCTGCAGGCGTACCAATGTCATTAACACTTCTTTGCATAAATCTCTTGAATCTAACTTATATTATTGATAAGAAATTCCTTTTTCCCCCAAACCAGAAGACGGACAAAGGAAATAAAGCCTTGGTATGGATTATCATGGTTTTGCTTGAATGTACTAATCTGTTAGTAACATGTAAACAAAGATCAGActtatcatttttcttattcatttagtGTGAATTTCTTCTGCTGAATAACTTCTAAACAGAGTGGCAAATACCCAAATTTTCATTTTCAGGAACATAAATCTGAAATGACATTTTATTCAGTACAAACTTCAACAAGTTAGCCTCAAATTATGTCAAAAACTCCAGTAATATATGGAAAGGAAAAATACAGTATCAATCATAGATACTTATTAAGTTGTAGCACTACAGTGTACACTGCTTATTCCAAGTGGTGAAGTGGCGGAAACCTGAAAGACAAAGGGGGTCTCGTTAATCAAAACTTCTGAATAAAATCATAAATGTGGGCACTTATTTCATCAGGCTTTTCTTGGTTGATGAAATGAGCTACTCCCTCCATTACAACAACTTCCTGCAAATTAGGAACTTCTTTCTTGAAACCACCATTGTGAATATACTCCTTGATTCCAGGAACATGATATGTAATGTCCAGGTCACCCACAATAAACTTAGTTGGAACATGAATTTTGCATCCTCTAAATGGTGCTGTCAGCTCCCAGTTTCTGCATTAATAGtacaatcaaaattttgaaatcagATGATTTGAAGTTGAGATTATATTTCGACATGCAATTTGGATTCCTTAATTTGTATATATCTTTTCATAAATATAAGAACCTCATAATTTGTAAACTATCAAAACTTTTTAACTTtacacatgacatgtttaagaaaGAACACATGGTTAAAGGAGtagtttaaaaccacaagattcaaaagtctttcttTAGTTTCTTAAGCTTCGTGCCAATTCAAATTCGgacaaacaaatcaaaatagaGGAAGCATACATACTTGTCCAGATTACGATAATAGTTCAGTCCTCCAGTGAAGCCTGTTTTGTTTAATTTCTGAGCAAAATAATTCACATCTTCCGCTGTTAGCCATGAGGGTAATGTGGCTGGTGACTGCGCAAAGACCTGATGAAAGCCAATCTCTTTGGGCACGCGAGGTGGGGACGTATCACGTGAAGAAAGAAATCCTATAAGGATTTTTGCAGTATCAATAGAAGCAAATTCCTCTTCCACTTCCCCAGGTTTCTAAATATAGTAGCACAGCAttagtaaattcaaaaatatttactATTTCAGATTCAAGCAAAATTCCACATTGACAAATAGGGAGTTGCTTAGATGGTAATTAGTAAGTACTTTCTACAAAAAGATGGTAACTCCCATGAAGGGGTATAAGAAAAAAAGCAAAACTCCACATTAATTCAATCGCGTTATAGGTTTTCCCTTCAAAGGGAGAAGGGGTTCGAGTTGTTGTCTTTTGCAGAAGTGCAGGGTAAGGCTGCATTCAATAGACCTTTGTAGTTTAGTCATTCCCCAAACTCCGCACATAGCGAAAACTTAGTGCACCAGACAACCTTTTTATCAGTAGGATTTCCTTTATTTAACCACTCTATAGAAGGAAAGGCAGTCAAATGAATGGTAATAGCAAGTTAGGAATGATCCAATAAGCATAAGAAAACTATGTGGAATGATTAATATCTCACCAAAAAGAGCAAGCACCCAGCATAAACTTAAGAACAAAACTCTACTTTGTTTCACAAGGCAAACATAGAAGCCAAAATAACTATGTTATCACATAAAGCAACAGATATCTAACATTATGTATGCTAATGGACATACTTTTCTAGTCTCAGAAGACTAGAGAGTGCTAATAAATTCCACAAAAATTAGTTCAGCGACCAAAAAACAAGTTAAACTCTAGAATGTCATTAAATTGTTTTTCTCTTCACTTCGAGAAGACAAAGTGGGCACAACCTTGAAAGTGAGAGTTGATAAAAATGACCAAACAAGAATTTATGAAGATCACTTGAAGGTAAGACAGATCAAAAATCAAGGAGacttattatttattagtatCATTATCATAATTGAAATCCAGAATGAGTTTATGCTGCAGGATTCATCTGTCTCCCTTAGTTGACATAATTGACCAACGTGACCACAAATATCGTTATCGGTATTTCTTTTTCTGGATATAAACTAGTGTTGACCACAGGATTGAATTTTTAAAGTtcatctttaaatatttgtttagccATGAAATCTGATAAGATTAAAATCTGATCTTCAATATTTTCAAGCTCCAAAAAACAACCTGTTTTGGGGGTTTTTGAACTTTCCATTCACAAAACCTTAAAATATTTCCAAGTAAAATGCATGTCCAAACTCAGCTTCAAATtccaaaactcaaattttcaagtttcaaccTCAAAATCTGTGACCAAACGGAAGCTAAGTATCCGATGCAGTTAatttaagaggaaataacatcacTTATTCCTGTTTGACTTGCATATTGAATTCAACTTTAGATACTGAAGAAAAGATCTGGCATGGCCAATAGCATCCATCAGATCATCACATTAGCTTCTCTCCGGATTATGATAAACAAGATAAGATATCCAAAAAGGAAGCAGAGACGTTTAACTTGATTGATATTTTTTGAAGTTGCTCTAAGATATTTCCACTGGCTCAATCTGAAACTAATTAGGCTCAATCAATCAACAAGTGCTCAATCCTAAACTAGTTTGGGTCAGCTAAAAGAATATTAGAAAGATGTATAGTCAATTTATTAGAGTAACAAATGGATATTTGGATCTAACTCATGTTAAGAGAATGGATATGGGATCTAAGTCAACTCCCACACATATGTTGCCTAGTACACAACTGAATATGTACAAAATTGTAAAATGGAACAAATATAGGCTGGCCTCAACCTCAAAACCTAGCTTGTACAGTGACCACTGTGCAAATGGTTCTGAAGATTGTTTCTAGTTCAGttagaacaaaaaaaagaaaaaaaaatggaaagagAATTATTCCCTTCAAGTTGGTAGATTAGATTCTTAAGATAAGAAAATAGATCTAAGTCAACCCTACACACTTATTGCTTCGGGACACAACTGAATATGTGCAAAGTTGTAAAATGGAACTAACTAAGGCCGGCCTCAACCTCACAAGCTACTGGTGCAAATGGTTCtgaagatttttttcttttttccagttcaatcataaagtaaaagaaaacacTATACCTGAAATCTACACATATAATAGTCATCACCAAGAAACTCCCTCATCATATCCGTTGGTTTTCTCAATGGATTCCTGGGACGGAACTCAACACTCATATTAACCAAAGCCTTAATACGATCAGGACGAAACAAGCAGAAATACCAGCATATTGAAGCACCCCAATCATGTCCAACTAAAAACACTTTCTCTAGTTCAAGAACATCTAGCagagcaactaagtcaccaacaatgTGAAGCGCAGTGTAACTATCAATTGCCGATGGACAATCAGTGTCTCCATAGCCACGAAGATCAGGAGCAATGGCTCTATAACCTTTGTTAGAAAGGTATAACATTTGATGGCGCCATGAATACCATAACTCAGGGAAGCCATGTACAAATAGAACTGCTGGACCTTCACCAATTTCTGCAACATGCATATTTATCCCATTAACTGATACATTTTTGTGctctattttctccatttttctccTGTTTTCTCTCTTTACTCAATCTTTCTGAGAGTATATATAAGCTTTCTGGGAAgagttttcaaatttatttttattaataattacaagatattataaattttgTTCTTTCACCAATCATTTGGTATATGGGATATGTGGGATAAGgattataattttgaaataaaatttgaaattaatttatttcatatttggttaTGGATATTagctaattttaaaattattttttcttaatatttatactttcataatttgaaattaaCTCTATATCATATTTGATTATGAAATAAATATCGTGAGAGCCTAAATATAATTAACGATAGTAGTGGTATTAATATCATATAGTACACTATTATataagaaaaagattaaaattaattCATGTTAGTTTACTAACACTCATATAAGTCAAAGATTTTAATTATCGAATgtacaaattttattatattagtttaggtGTACATGTCTTGCGCGtcactttaatgaattcaaacattacaccaaatagaatatttgtttaaataataaaaatgaatataataattacagaaaaggatcaaaaatatgcCTAAACTATTGGAAATGGATAAAAAATACCGtccatttattctaaaaaatacccctctatttGTTACttttgctcaaaaatacccctccattaattttttgctcaaaaatgtCCCTCAgttaattttttggctcaaaaatactcttcTCTCTGACGAAATGCCACCAGACATGCCACGTGGATAAAAAAAAAGCCACTTAACCAATCCGTATCAGCATACACGTGGAAAATCACTTCATTTAATCGATAACCATCAAcacattttattctatttaaaaacCCAACCCGATCCATATTCAAAAAATCCGAACCAAGAGGCAAAAatcaattcttcattttttttctcaaatcatcCCTTTCACCgcatttcatttcattattaacGTTTTTAAAGTTACAAGACTCACTCGAGCAATTCTTGACCTCATCAACTTGTGGTTGTCCGACATTGCCGCTAAACTTTCTCtctccaaattttaatttcatctttCGAATTACCATTCCTCTTTGTACAATCAGGTTTCTCATTAGACTAATTCAGATAGGATATCCAGTAGCAATCCGAGCTTTTGGACACCGAACCGATTATTCGAAGATTCAATTGTTTAGGGCGATCcaattaaaacttgattctttcaTGTCAACAATTTGAGGACCTGACTATTTCCTCATCTTTTGCCTTGATCGATCCAAAATATCTGAACCAATCATATGAAAAATAAGCaattaaattctttaattttttttcggtTCGGGTTTTTGAATATGGATcaagttgaatttttaaatagaataaaatgagctgatGATTAAATGGAGTAATTTTCCACGTGTATGCTGACATGGactgattatattttttttttcacgtGGCGTATCTGGTGGCATTCCGTTTGagagaaggatatttttgagccaaaaaattaatgaaagggTACAAgtagaagggtatttttgagctaaaaaataaACGAATggtattttttatccattttcaatAGTACAGGGGTATTTTTGTCCATTTttctaataactaaatttaatattttttgagtatgtaaagatggagaatttattatttatcaaaccaaatttttaccaaaaatatttttaaaagtcgatcgacattcatctgatatatgtaaattgcaacaaaataatataatgatagagacgtcaaaataatacaattaaatctaatctttacacacaaaaattttctcaaagtcatccgacactcatctaccacctgtaaataataacaaaataatacgataatagagatatcaaaataatacaactaaatctaacatttacattAAAAAATTCCACAAAGTCGACCAATATTTATCTattacctgtaaactgcaataaaataatataataaaagtgatatcaaaacaatacaataaaacttaaattttacacacaaaaaattctcaaagtcgatcgagattcatctacaaacggtaaactaccacaaaataacaaactaatagagatattacaataatacaattaaacctaaattttacctaaaaaagttttcaaagtcgacccacattcatctagcatctgtaaattaaaataaaacaataagataataaaaatatcaaaacaatacaattaaaccaaacctttacacaagaaattctttaaAGCAAACCGACAtttatctacgacctgtaaactataaaaaaaatatataatagagatCACAAActttcgattttgatccaactaatttttgtctgagcaaaaattttgaccctaaagaatgatttgaatgaaaacaaagaagatatatatatatacacatatgttaaATTCTATTTTGCTGACAAAAACAGCGAAGAAGTTGATTTCTAGAATggaatttttcaaaggcaaatCATAGAAATAAGTGGACAGCTTAATTAATAAGTGgacatatattatattattttacataatgATGGCTTTTCTGCAGCAAAAAAGgcaagtaaaattttatttaaaagatgTCTCTAATATCATATCAGGCCATCTCAAAATATATATGCATGAATCCAATAGGCAAATCAATTTGTTCTCTAGTTTGACGTAtatatcaatatttatagaagtattttcttaataaagtcctattttagaagtatCTTTCTAATcgaatagtagaaagaaaaatattaattaattcccttaccatatattttaggagtttcatatattttaggaggtctagtagaaaaagaatatattaattaattctcctatcaaatattttaggagtctcatatattttaggaagtctataataaaaaataattaaataataagttaaaaaaatagtgaaagacagttttatctaaaaaaaaaagtcgtttaatgaagggcaaaaagttcaaatcacttttgtaagagtattcacacttttaatatattataaattatagattataaatatagattatagattatagaatatagatataaatataaattatagattatagattttaaaagtaatatagtaaaattatatttgttatttattatttgttaatGTGTATGTCAGGACAATTGTGGATAAGTAAAATGAACTatcaaattattaatatttttgaggCTGCTTACTGTGCATGAATGTGATGGTAAAGATTAGGGGTAAATGAGTATTAAATTGAGTGATAATTGATATTAGGGGTGTAAAGAACTAACCGTTAAGTCAAATCAAACcgatgaaccaaatcaaatcgagaaaaaaaatcgacttatagtttggtttgattggtttggtgttagaaaaaaaaaccgaccattcttgatttggtttggtgttaacccaaaaaaagtcaaaccgaacccgaatccaaccaacataatatatatatatatatatatatatatatatatatatatatattcgaacTTTTTTTATACACAacattaattataatc encodes the following:
- the LOC107864050 gene encoding epoxide hydrolase A (The sequence of the model RefSeq protein was modified relative to this genomic sequence to represent the inferred CDS: added 39 bases not found in genome assembly), which gives rise to MEKIEHKMIAVNGINMHVAEIGEGPAVLFVHGFPELWYSWRHQMLYLSNKGYRAIAPDLRGYGDTDCPSAIDSYTALHIVGDLVALLDVLELEKVFLVGHDWGASICWYFCLFRPDRIKALVNMSVEFRPRNPLRKPTDMMREFLGDDYYMCRFQKPGEVEEEFASIDTAKILIGFLSSRDTSPPRVPKEIGFHQVFAQSPATLPSWLTAEDVNYFAQKLNKTGFTGGLNYYRNLDKNWELTAPFRGCKIHVPTKFIVGDLDITYHVPGIKEYIHNGGFKKEVPNLQEVVVMEGVAHFINQEKPDEISAHIYDFIQKF